The following are encoded together in the Variovorax sp. PBS-H4 genome:
- a CDS encoding sulfatase family protein — translation MQRPNIIFIVADDLGFADLGCYGGRDAAFGPVSPVLDRLAAKGIRFTQGYANSPVCSPTRFALMTARYQYRLRGAAEEPINSRSRGSATLGLPPSHPTLPSLLRGAGYRTALIGKWHLGFPPAFGPLRSGYEEFFGPMSGGVDYFTHCDSAGRHDLWAGEEDRHEEGYLTDLLSRRAVDYVERMADAQAPFFLSLHYTAPHWPWETREDGGRAPAVKNNLFDLAGGNIHVYRRMIHHMDEGIGWIMAALERRGIADDTLVVFTSDNGGERFSDNWPLVGGKMDLTEGGIRVPWIAHWPALIRAGGESDQHCMTMDWSATMLDVGGAQAPSEYPLDGKSLLPVLRDATACFHRPLHWRMNHRGQRALRDGDWKYLQVDGNEYLFNIPADERERANQAEREPERLASMRAAWDAWNASMPPIPEDATVSLGYSAKNMPQR, via the coding sequence ATGCAACGTCCCAACATCATCTTCATCGTCGCCGACGACCTCGGCTTTGCCGACCTTGGCTGCTATGGCGGGCGCGATGCGGCATTCGGCCCCGTGTCGCCGGTGCTCGATCGCCTCGCGGCCAAGGGCATCCGCTTCACGCAAGGCTATGCGAACTCGCCCGTGTGCTCGCCGACGCGCTTCGCGCTGATGACCGCGCGCTACCAGTACCGCCTTCGCGGCGCGGCCGAGGAACCGATCAACAGCAGGAGCCGCGGCAGCGCGACGCTGGGCCTGCCGCCGTCGCATCCGACCCTACCCTCGCTGCTGCGCGGCGCGGGCTACCGCACGGCGTTGATCGGCAAGTGGCACCTGGGGTTTCCGCCCGCGTTCGGGCCGCTGCGCTCGGGCTACGAGGAGTTCTTCGGGCCGATGTCGGGCGGCGTCGACTACTTCACGCACTGCGATTCTGCGGGGCGCCACGACCTGTGGGCCGGCGAGGAAGACAGGCACGAAGAAGGCTACCTCACCGACCTGCTCTCGCGCCGCGCGGTCGACTATGTCGAGCGCATGGCCGACGCGCAGGCGCCCTTCTTCCTGAGCCTGCACTACACGGCGCCGCACTGGCCTTGGGAAACACGCGAGGATGGCGGCCGCGCGCCAGCCGTGAAGAACAATCTCTTCGACCTGGCCGGCGGCAACATCCACGTCTACCGTCGCATGATCCATCACATGGACGAGGGCATCGGCTGGATCATGGCTGCGCTGGAGCGGCGGGGCATCGCCGACGACACGCTGGTCGTCTTCACCAGCGACAACGGAGGCGAGCGCTTCTCGGACAACTGGCCCCTGGTCGGCGGCAAGATGGACCTGACCGAGGGCGGCATCCGCGTGCCGTGGATCGCGCACTGGCCGGCCCTCATCCGCGCCGGCGGCGAAAGCGACCAGCACTGCATGACGATGGACTGGTCGGCCACCATGCTCGACGTCGGCGGCGCGCAGGCACCTTCGGAGTACCCCCTCGACGGCAAGTCGCTGCTGCCGGTGCTGCGCGACGCAACGGCCTGCTTCCATCGTCCACTGCACTGGCGCATGAACCACCGCGGCCAGCGCGCCCTGCGGGACGGCGACTGGAAGTACCTGCAGGTCGACGGCAACGAGTACCTGTTCAACATCCCGGCCGACGAGCGCGAGCGCGCCAACCAGGCCGAGCGCGAACCCGAGCGGCTGGCATCGATGCGCGCGGCATGGGACGCGTGGAACGCGAGCATGCCGCCCATTCCCGAAGATGCGACGGTGAGCCTGGGCTATTCGGCCAAGAACATGCCCCAGCGCTGA
- a CDS encoding Bug family tripartite tricarboxylate transporter substrate binding protein, whose protein sequence is MFQQLLRRFAGTLALAALTSSMAFAQSADGPLRIVVGYAPGGATDRVARIVGDKLQAKLGVPVVVDNKPGAGGRLAAQQVKATPAGQNVLMLANPAVMVVAPLVFKDNGYDAERDFVPVSHVNDYAFALSVSTAVPVRELPHLLAWMRANPDKANVGVPATGSLPHFFGLMVGEKAKVQTQVIGYRGSGPLLTDLIGGQVPIAVDTLDVVIPQHQAGKVRILAMSGAKRSPFAPEVPTFKEAGLDLVALGWNAFFAPATMPREKVARFSQAIREVMQDPDTTRRFKDSLMTPVVSTQEQTAAMLKAYRAQWAPVVQKSGFQP, encoded by the coding sequence ATGTTCCAGCAACTTCTGCGCCGCTTCGCCGGCACCCTCGCCCTCGCCGCACTGACGTCAAGCATGGCATTCGCCCAGTCTGCGGACGGCCCGCTGCGCATCGTCGTCGGCTACGCGCCGGGCGGCGCCACCGACCGGGTGGCTCGCATCGTCGGCGACAAGCTCCAGGCCAAGCTCGGGGTGCCGGTGGTCGTCGACAACAAGCCCGGCGCCGGCGGACGCCTGGCGGCCCAGCAGGTCAAGGCCACCCCTGCCGGGCAGAACGTGCTGATGCTCGCCAACCCCGCGGTGATGGTCGTCGCGCCGCTGGTCTTCAAGGACAACGGCTATGACGCCGAACGCGACTTCGTGCCTGTCTCGCATGTCAACGACTACGCGTTCGCGCTGTCGGTCTCGACCGCCGTGCCGGTGCGCGAACTGCCGCACCTGCTGGCCTGGATGCGGGCCAATCCCGACAAGGCCAACGTCGGCGTGCCGGCCACCGGCAGCCTGCCGCACTTCTTCGGCCTCATGGTCGGCGAGAAAGCGAAGGTGCAGACCCAGGTGATCGGCTATCGCGGCTCGGGCCCGTTGCTCACCGACCTGATCGGCGGCCAGGTACCGATCGCCGTCGATACGCTGGACGTGGTCATCCCGCAGCATCAGGCCGGCAAGGTGCGCATCCTGGCGATGTCGGGCGCGAAGCGTTCTCCTTTTGCGCCCGAGGTGCCGACGTTCAAGGAGGCGGGCCTCGACCTCGTGGCGCTCGGCTGGAACGCCTTCTTCGCGCCGGCGACCATGCCGCGGGAAAAGGTCGCACGCTTTTCGCAGGCGATCCGCGAGGTCATGCAGGACCCGGACACGACGCGGCGCTTCAAGGATTCGCTGATGACGCCGGTCGTCAGCACCCAGGAGCAGACTGCAGCCATGCTCAAGGCCTACCGGGCGCAATGGGCGCCGGTGGTCCAGAAATCCGGTTTCCAGCCCTGA
- a CDS encoding Bug family tripartite tricarboxylate transporter substrate binding protein: MHLFTLHRRRALSLLGGLAIGSLAHAQAFTPGQPIKVLIGVPAGGTQDVLTRAIAHEVRDTLGPLIIDNRSGAAGRIAAEAVKTAAPDGRMLLLGTASMMTMFPSAYRQLSYDPVKDFVPIVNAARFELALVIHKDVPADTLPEFVAWAKGQGDKLSFASYGAGTPSHFLGEMLNRAAGLKMVHVPYRGSTPARQDVMGGTVPVYFDTVGGALQLQASGRVKVLATSGDKRSPLMPSLPTFVEAGYRDVVAAAWFAYYAPRGTPQPIVDKLRAEFTRAVNSREVRQQLLQNGMYPVGDGPEALLKTMREDTSRWSGIMKAVNFQANE, translated from the coding sequence ATGCACCTCTTCACCCTTCATCGCCGCCGCGCGCTCTCGCTGCTGGGCGGTCTCGCCATCGGCTCGCTCGCGCATGCCCAGGCCTTCACGCCCGGACAGCCGATCAAGGTGCTGATCGGCGTGCCGGCCGGTGGCACGCAGGACGTGCTGACGCGCGCCATTGCGCACGAGGTGCGCGACACCCTCGGCCCGCTGATCATCGACAACCGCTCCGGCGCGGCCGGCCGCATCGCAGCCGAGGCGGTCAAGACCGCGGCACCCGACGGCCGCATGCTGCTGCTGGGCACGGCCAGCATGATGACCATGTTCCCCAGCGCCTACAGGCAGCTTTCGTACGACCCGGTGAAGGACTTCGTGCCGATCGTCAACGCCGCGCGCTTCGAACTGGCGCTGGTGATCCACAAGGACGTGCCGGCCGACACGCTGCCGGAATTCGTCGCCTGGGCCAAAGGCCAGGGCGACAAGCTGAGCTTCGCCTCGTACGGCGCCGGCACGCCTTCGCACTTCCTCGGGGAAATGCTCAACCGCGCAGCCGGGCTGAAGATGGTGCACGTCCCCTACCGAGGCTCCACCCCGGCGCGCCAGGATGTGATGGGCGGGACCGTGCCCGTCTACTTCGACACCGTGGGCGGTGCGCTCCAGTTGCAGGCCAGCGGCCGCGTGAAGGTGCTGGCGACCAGCGGCGACAAGCGCTCGCCATTGATGCCAAGCCTGCCCACTTTCGTCGAGGCTGGCTACAGGGACGTGGTGGCGGCGGCCTGGTTCGCCTACTACGCGCCGCGCGGCACGCCCCAGCCGATCGTCGACAAGCTGCGCGCCGAATTCACGCGCGCGGTGAACTCGCGCGAAGTGCGACAGCAGTTGCTGCAGAACGGCATGTACCCCGTAGGCGACGGACCCGAAGCGCTCCTGAAGACCATGCGCGAGGACACCTCGCGCTGGAGCGGCATCATGAAGGCCGTCAACTTCCAGGCCAACGAGTGA
- a CDS encoding MarR family winged helix-turn-helix transcriptional regulator: protein MSEFARQPLDGLLLYRLSRLLSVAGSMVIRLCEGRFGITRREWRLIATLASRGELSSSELAEHAQLDRARTSKAVGSLVEKRLLSRTHPAGDRRQVLLQLTGRGQAVYDELYPLVTRINADLMATLDAGHAACLDEALRELQGRAEQLAAQAVLPKADRGRRGTG from the coding sequence ATGAGCGAATTTGCGCGCCAACCCCTGGACGGGCTGCTGCTGTACCGCCTGTCCCGCCTGCTGTCCGTCGCCGGCAGCATGGTCATTCGCCTGTGCGAAGGGCGCTTCGGCATCACCCGGCGCGAATGGCGGCTGATCGCAACGCTTGCCAGCCGCGGCGAGCTCAGCTCCTCGGAGCTGGCCGAACATGCCCAGCTCGATCGGGCGCGGACCTCCAAGGCGGTGGGGTCGCTGGTCGAGAAACGGCTGCTGTCCCGCACGCATCCGGCCGGCGACCGCCGGCAGGTGCTGCTGCAGCTCACCGGGCGAGGACAGGCGGTGTACGACGAGCTGTACCCGCTGGTGACCCGCATCAATGCCGACCTGATGGCCACGCTGGATGCCGGCCATGCGGCTTGCCTCGACGAGGCCTTGCGCGAACTGCAGGGCCGCGCCGAGCAGCTCGCCGCCCAGGCGGTGCTGCCGAAGGCCGACCGCGGCCGGCGCGGCACCGGCTGA
- a CDS encoding Bug family tripartite tricarboxylate transporter substrate binding protein, with translation MTRPASFGATRRLGLAAACAALALGLAGPQTHAETAYPARPVKFVTNFPAGGPLDILGRALSEALQKDLKQPFVVDNRPGAGGNIGADVVAKSPADGYTVLLSIDTTFTINPHLYASMPFTAKDLKPLMIFSSSGLTFGVATSVDAKTLPDLIRQGKTQPFTFGSAGNGSPGHIAAEIFSNATGAKITHVPYKGNAPAVMALLSGEVQAGILATPGLLPHLQAGKLHALAVTGRQRSPMLPQVATVGELGLKDLEFEVLYLAMVPAATPEPVMQTLRGALQSALALPELKTRLAGLDMVALGETGAAAQQRLDGSRERYGRIVKATGMKLD, from the coding sequence ATGACCCGCCCTGCATCTTTCGGCGCGACGCGCCGCCTCGGTCTTGCGGCCGCCTGCGCCGCTCTGGCCCTCGGGCTCGCAGGCCCGCAGACCCATGCGGAGACCGCCTACCCCGCCAGGCCGGTGAAGTTCGTCACCAATTTCCCGGCCGGCGGGCCGCTGGATATTCTCGGACGCGCGCTGTCCGAGGCACTGCAGAAGGACCTGAAACAGCCTTTCGTCGTCGACAACCGTCCCGGCGCGGGCGGCAACATCGGCGCCGACGTCGTGGCCAAGAGCCCGGCCGATGGCTACACGGTGCTGCTGTCCATCGACACCACCTTCACCATCAACCCGCACCTCTACGCCTCGATGCCCTTCACGGCGAAGGACCTGAAGCCGCTGATGATCTTCAGCTCCTCCGGCCTCACCTTCGGTGTCGCCACGTCGGTGGATGCGAAGACGCTGCCTGATCTCATCCGCCAGGGGAAGACGCAGCCCTTCACCTTCGGGTCGGCGGGCAATGGCAGCCCGGGCCACATCGCTGCCGAGATCTTCTCGAACGCGACCGGCGCGAAGATCACGCACGTGCCCTACAAGGGCAATGCCCCGGCCGTCATGGCCCTGCTGTCGGGCGAGGTGCAGGCCGGCATTCTCGCGACGCCCGGCCTGCTGCCGCACCTCCAGGCCGGCAAGCTGCACGCATTGGCCGTCACCGGCCGCCAGCGCTCGCCGATGCTGCCGCAGGTGGCGACCGTGGGCGAGCTGGGGCTCAAGGACCTGGAGTTCGAGGTGCTCTATCTCGCGATGGTTCCGGCGGCCACGCCCGAGCCGGTGATGCAGACCCTGCGCGGCGCCCTGCAGTCCGCGCTCGCCCTGCCGGAGCTCAAGACCCGCCTCGCGGGACTCGACATGGTGGCCCTGGGCGAGACCGGAGCTGCCGCGCAGCAGCGCCTGGATGGGAGCCGCGAGCGTTACGGGCGGATCGTCAAGGCCACGGGCATGAAGCTGGACTGA
- a CDS encoding mechanosensitive ion channel family protein, giving the protein MIFAHPWFGPLLAALIAVPLALLVHRVGGMVLRRVMRHAPVVHATLVNIQVPARFLLPLVALQMVWQGAPDDLRFIGSVRHLNGLLLIAAATWLAIRAVNGIADGVLSKHPHDVEDNLQARRVLTQTRVLARSAASVLLVAGASLMLMTFPGARQVGASLLASAGVIGIVAGLAAKPVFSNLIAGLQIALAQPIRIDDVLVVEGEWGRVEEITGTFVVLRIWDDRRLILPLSYFIEKPFQNWTRSSSQLLGSVFIYADYGMPLVPLREEVERIVKAAPEWDGRFFNLRVTDASERTMQIRVLCTAASSSLAFDLRCTVREGLIAFMQREYPQFLPRLRVEGDPQPEAESAASFAARPASARVG; this is encoded by the coding sequence ATGATTTTCGCCCATCCGTGGTTCGGCCCCCTCCTGGCTGCGCTGATCGCCGTTCCGCTGGCACTGCTCGTCCATCGCGTCGGCGGCATGGTGCTGCGGCGCGTGATGCGCCATGCGCCCGTGGTGCACGCGACGCTCGTCAACATCCAGGTTCCGGCCCGCTTCCTGCTGCCGCTGGTCGCACTGCAGATGGTGTGGCAGGGCGCGCCGGACGACCTGCGCTTCATCGGCAGCGTGCGGCACCTCAACGGATTGCTGCTGATCGCCGCTGCCACCTGGCTTGCCATCCGCGCCGTCAACGGGATCGCGGACGGCGTGCTGTCCAAGCACCCCCACGACGTGGAAGACAACCTGCAGGCGCGCCGCGTGCTCACCCAGACCCGCGTTCTGGCGCGCAGCGCCGCCAGCGTGCTGCTGGTGGCGGGCGCTTCGCTGATGCTCATGACCTTCCCGGGCGCCCGGCAGGTCGGCGCCAGCCTGCTGGCCTCCGCGGGCGTGATCGGCATCGTGGCCGGCCTCGCTGCCAAGCCGGTCTTCAGCAACCTGATCGCCGGGCTGCAGATCGCGCTGGCGCAGCCGATCCGCATCGACGACGTGCTCGTGGTCGAGGGCGAATGGGGCCGCGTGGAGGAGATCACCGGCACCTTCGTCGTCCTGCGCATCTGGGACGACCGGCGCCTGATCCTGCCGCTGTCCTATTTCATCGAAAAGCCGTTCCAGAACTGGACGCGCAGCAGCTCGCAACTGCTGGGCTCGGTCTTCATCTACGCCGACTACGGCATGCCGCTGGTGCCGCTGCGCGAGGAGGTCGAGCGCATCGTGAAGGCGGCGCCCGAGTGGGACGGGCGCTTCTTCAACCTGCGCGTAACCGACGCCAGCGAGCGCACGATGCAGATCCGCGTGCTGTGCACCGCCGCGTCCTCGTCGCTGGCCTTCGACCTGCGCTGCACGGTGCGCGAGGGGCTGATCGCTTTCATGCAGCGCGAGTACCCGCAGTTCCTGCCCCGGCTTCGCGTCGAGGGTGACCCGCAACCGGAAGCGGAATCAGCGGCCTCTTTCGCCGCCAGGCCTGCGTCAGCCCGCGTGGGTTGA
- a CDS encoding FUSC family protein gives MQAQRAATERGRAALRVALSHYIANGMSVAFGLLLISGGVHLVLGSAAAAAAGVGVIVTAPPDLPGPRRGKFWQMVPSPLIGLPLFFCVQLLHSAPLQLGLLLVPATFLAFVAMAWGKRGIPIAIAVMFSMIFSMATPAPTGMHEIVERTLHFGLGAALYVIYALLANHALNARYRVQAMADLLFSLAALMRTEARQFTPRDESGDVREVPAPLLGRLLRAQAALADQLQATRDIVLESPRTPRRQQLASMLVTVLELRDMLLASELDLDALKAHPRHAAALREMQRVLRELADETVALADALLLGRQPEPAPDRRPELAAIHLEGDAAQRATATAGPTPAMLARGLASRIGHINDEVLRLVSLARGEREPDLTIVRANWHMFVSPTDLSLRPFLALWRWDAPPLRHAIRAALAVAVGYTIAVMLPWGSHDYWILLTIVVVLRGSLSQTLERRNSRVAGTLLGCVFAVAILSAHPSALGSLVAMTAAQAIAHGFAVRRYLITSVAATVLGLLQAHALNVGMSPTFALFERVADTLIGAGVAWAFCYVLPSWERSQIPSLVARTLTAQARHARLALGLGQLRAVQTSPELDWRLARREAYDSLSALVQATQRSLSEPRAVRPPLEPLEHLQAHSYQLLAQLSAVKSMLVLRRDRLTPAEIEAPLQRAAARIEANIGSTPTTGPVMPESAAATTVAEPIPLPDPFENDVSPWLLRRLDMAIGISAQLRDDAARILQSPTLDIPHTT, from the coding sequence ATGCAGGCGCAGCGCGCCGCCACCGAACGAGGCCGCGCCGCGCTGCGCGTGGCGCTCTCCCACTACATCGCCAACGGAATGTCGGTGGCCTTCGGGCTGCTGCTCATCTCGGGCGGCGTCCACCTGGTCCTGGGCAGCGCCGCTGCCGCTGCAGCTGGCGTGGGCGTGATCGTGACCGCCCCGCCCGACCTGCCCGGACCTCGGCGCGGCAAGTTCTGGCAGATGGTCCCCTCGCCGCTGATCGGGCTGCCGCTCTTTTTCTGCGTGCAATTGCTGCATTCGGCCCCCCTGCAACTTGGGCTGCTGCTGGTGCCGGCGACCTTCCTGGCCTTCGTGGCCATGGCCTGGGGCAAGCGCGGCATTCCGATCGCCATCGCTGTCATGTTCTCGATGATCTTTTCGATGGCAACGCCGGCACCCACCGGCATGCACGAGATCGTCGAACGCACGCTGCACTTCGGCCTCGGCGCGGCGCTCTACGTCATCTACGCGCTGCTCGCGAACCATGCGCTCAACGCCCGCTACCGCGTGCAGGCGATGGCGGATCTCCTGTTCTCGCTGGCCGCGCTGATGCGCACGGAGGCCCGCCAGTTCACGCCGCGGGACGAATCCGGCGACGTGCGGGAAGTGCCCGCACCGCTGCTGGGCCGGTTGCTGCGCGCGCAGGCGGCGCTGGCGGACCAGTTGCAGGCGACGCGCGACATCGTGCTCGAATCGCCCCGCACGCCGCGCCGGCAGCAGCTTGCGAGCATGCTGGTGACCGTGCTCGAACTGCGCGACATGCTGCTCGCCAGCGAGCTCGACCTCGACGCCCTCAAGGCGCACCCCCGCCATGCCGCCGCGCTGCGCGAGATGCAGCGCGTCCTCCGCGAACTGGCCGACGAGACGGTCGCGTTGGCCGACGCGCTGCTACTCGGCCGCCAGCCCGAGCCCGCGCCCGACCGCCGCCCGGAACTCGCAGCCATCCACCTCGAAGGCGATGCAGCTCAGCGGGCCACCGCCACCGCCGGACCCACGCCTGCAATGCTGGCGCGCGGCCTGGCCAGCCGCATCGGCCACATCAACGACGAGGTGCTGCGGCTGGTGAGCCTCGCGCGCGGCGAGCGCGAGCCCGACCTCACCATCGTGCGCGCGAACTGGCACATGTTCGTGAGCCCCACCGACTTGTCGCTGCGCCCCTTCCTCGCGCTGTGGCGATGGGACGCGCCCCCGCTGCGCCATGCGATCCGCGCCGCGCTCGCGGTCGCCGTCGGCTACACCATCGCCGTCATGCTGCCCTGGGGCTCGCACGACTACTGGATCCTGCTGACGATCGTCGTGGTGCTGCGCGGCAGCCTCTCGCAGACCCTCGAAAGGCGCAACAGCCGGGTGGCCGGCACGCTGCTGGGCTGCGTTTTCGCGGTGGCGATCCTGTCCGCCCATCCGTCCGCGCTCGGCTCACTGGTGGCGATGACCGCCGCGCAGGCCATCGCACACGGGTTCGCGGTCCGGCGCTACCTGATCACTTCCGTAGCGGCCACCGTCCTGGGGCTGTTGCAGGCGCACGCGCTCAACGTGGGTATGAGCCCCACCTTCGCATTGTTCGAGCGGGTGGCGGACACCTTGATCGGCGCCGGCGTGGCCTGGGCTTTCTGCTACGTGCTGCCCTCGTGGGAGCGCAGCCAGATCCCCTCGCTGGTCGCGCGCACGCTGACGGCGCAGGCGCGCCATGCGCGGCTCGCGCTCGGCCTCGGCCAGCTGCGCGCGGTGCAGACCAGCCCCGAGCTCGACTGGCGCCTGGCTCGCCGAGAAGCCTACGACAGCCTCTCGGCGCTGGTGCAGGCCACGCAGCGCTCGCTGTCGGAGCCGCGCGCAGTGCGCCCGCCGCTGGAGCCGCTGGAGCACCTGCAAGCGCACAGCTACCAGCTGCTGGCGCAGCTCAGCGCGGTGAAATCCATGCTGGTGCTGCGGCGCGACCGCCTCACCCCCGCCGAGATCGAGGCACCGCTGCAGCGCGCGGCCGCGCGCATCGAGGCCAATATCGGCAGCACGCCCACCACCGGCCCGGTCATGCCCGAGAGCGCCGCCGCCACCACGGTGGCCGAGCCCATTCCCTTGCCCGATCCCTTCGAGAACGACGTCAGCCCCTGGCTGCTGCGCAGGCTCGACATGGCGATCGGGATTTCGGCGCAGCTGCGCGACGACGCGGCGCGCATTCTTCAATCCCCCACGCTCGACATCCCCCACACCACCTGA